One Longimicrobiales bacterium genomic window carries:
- a CDS encoding carboxymuconolactone decarboxylase family protein: WVSCAPSWSCRRMRDDVRALVALSATIAQQDPELLETALAEAGQRATAEQVEETLLQSYLFVGYPAALQAIGRWREMSSRPAPGPTAGNWAEWAARGAEVCSQVYGGQYERLRENVRALHPDMEQWMVVEGYGKVLGRPGLPLPTRELCIVALLAVQRAPQQLYSHLRGALQVGASGEDVEEALAVAGAVSGAERAALASRVWLTVRARNAGGE; encoded by the coding sequence TGGGTGAGCTGCGCGCCGTCGTGGAGCTGTCGCCGCATGCGTGACGACGTGCGCGCGCTGGTCGCGCTGTCGGCAACGATCGCGCAGCAGGATCCGGAGCTGCTGGAAACGGCACTCGCGGAGGCCGGACAGCGTGCGACCGCGGAGCAGGTGGAGGAGACGCTGCTGCAGAGCTACCTGTTCGTCGGCTACCCGGCAGCGCTGCAGGCGATCGGACGCTGGCGCGAGATGAGCAGCCGCCCCGCGCCCGGTCCGACCGCGGGCAACTGGGCGGAATGGGCGGCACGGGGCGCCGAGGTGTGCAGCCAGGTCTACGGCGGTCAGTACGAGCGCCTGCGCGAGAACGTGCGTGCACTGCACCCGGACATGGAGCAGTGGATGGTGGTCGAGGGGTACGGCAAGGTCCTCGGCCGCCCCGGCCTGCCGCTCCCCACCCGCGAGCTGTGCATCGTCGCACTGCTCGCAGTGCAGCGCGCGCCGCAGCAGCTCTACTCGCACCTGCGCGGTGCGCTGCAGGTGGGTGCGTCCGGGGAGGATGTCGAAGAAGCGCTCGCGGTCGCGGGCGCGGTGAGTGGTGCGGAGCGTGCGGCGCTCGCATCCAGGGTCTGGCTGACGGTGCGTGCACGCAACGCGGGCGGAGAGTGA